One part of the Marinobacterium rhizophilum genome encodes these proteins:
- a CDS encoding ABC transporter ATP-binding protein: MDTVTYEWERIARIALEHRRELVLANLIALLATLASVPLPLLMPLLVDEVLLDKPGPLIGLINPLVPASWQGPVLYILAILLVTVVLRAIALVLGVWQARQFTLVSKDIIFRIRSDMLERLQRISMAEYETRGSGAVTSHFVTDLDTLDKFIGGSVSKLLIALLSIVGTAVILLWMHWQLALFILFLNPLVIALTMAIGKQVKQLKKHENAAFEVFQNALIETLDAIQQIRASNRERHYLSRMVDEARRVRDHSAAFEWRSDAASRFSMMLFLVGFDLFRALSMLMVVFSDLSVGQMIAVFGYLWFMMGPVQEVLGVQYAFYAAKAALTRINGLLMLQQEPRYPHLRDPFAGHRTVSVALQAVHFSYAPGQDVLNGISLTVPAGQKIALVGASGGGKSTLVQVLLGLYPTGSGRILYGDVPIEEIGLDRVRERVATVLQQPALFNGTVRSNLTLGRQYTDVQLWQALEIAQLRDFVADMEQALDTRVGRQGVRLSGGQRQRLAIARMVLADPSVVILDEATSALDAQTEARLHAALSDFLVGRTTLIVAHRLSAVRQADHVYVFEDGRIAEEGPHEVLLDRNGLYARLYGHYQ, encoded by the coding sequence ATGGATACAGTGACCTACGAGTGGGAGCGCATTGCACGCATTGCGCTGGAGCATCGCCGGGAGCTGGTGCTGGCGAATCTGATCGCCTTGCTGGCGACCCTCGCGTCGGTACCCTTGCCCCTGCTGATGCCGCTGCTGGTTGACGAGGTTCTGCTCGACAAGCCCGGCCCGCTGATTGGCCTGATCAACCCGCTGGTGCCGGCGAGCTGGCAGGGGCCTGTGCTCTATATTCTGGCAATACTGCTGGTCACGGTTGTGCTGCGGGCCATCGCGCTGGTGCTGGGGGTCTGGCAGGCGCGCCAGTTTACGCTGGTGTCCAAGGACATTATTTTTCGCATTCGCAGCGACATGCTGGAACGGTTGCAGCGTATTTCCATGGCCGAGTATGAAACCCGGGGCAGTGGCGCCGTGACGTCCCACTTTGTCACCGATCTCGATACGCTGGACAAGTTCATCGGCGGCTCGGTCAGCAAGTTGCTGATCGCGCTGCTCTCCATTGTGGGTACCGCCGTTATTTTGCTGTGGATGCACTGGCAGCTGGCACTCTTTATTCTGTTTCTCAATCCGCTGGTGATCGCCCTGACCATGGCCATTGGCAAGCAGGTGAAACAGCTTAAAAAGCATGAGAATGCGGCATTTGAAGTCTTTCAGAATGCCCTTATCGAAACTCTGGATGCCATTCAGCAGATTCGGGCTTCCAACCGGGAGCGGCATTACCTGTCCCGCATGGTGGACGAGGCCCGCCGGGTGCGGGATCACTCGGCGGCCTTCGAGTGGCGCAGCGATGCGGCATCGCGTTTCAGCATGATGCTGTTTCTGGTGGGGTTTGATCTGTTCCGCGCCCTGTCGATGCTGATGGTGGTGTTCTCGGACCTGAGTGTCGGGCAGATGATCGCAGTCTTCGGCTATCTCTGGTTCATGATGGGACCGGTGCAGGAGGTCCTGGGAGTGCAGTATGCCTTCTATGCCGCCAAGGCGGCGCTGACACGCATCAATGGCCTGTTAATGCTGCAACAGGAACCGCGCTATCCGCATCTGCGCGACCCCTTCGCCGGGCACAGGACGGTATCGGTCGCGCTGCAAGCCGTCCATTTTAGTTACGCGCCCGGTCAGGATGTGCTGAATGGCATCAGCCTGACGGTGCCGGCGGGGCAGAAGATCGCGCTGGTGGGTGCCAGCGGTGGTGGCAAGTCGACGCTGGTGCAGGTCTTGCTCGGGCTCTATCCGACGGGCAGCGGCCGGATTCTGTACGGTGATGTACCCATCGAGGAGATTGGGCTGGATCGGGTGCGCGAGCGTGTCGCCACCGTATTGCAACAACCGGCGTTGTTTAATGGCACGGTGCGCAGCAATCTCACCCTGGGGCGGCAGTACACGGATGTCCAGCTGTGGCAGGCGCTGGAGATTGCTCAGTTGCGCGATTTTGTCGCTGACATGGAACAGGCGCTGGATACCCGGGTCGGGCGTCAGGGCGTGCGCCTCTCCGGTGGCCAGCGCCAGCGCCTGGCGATTGCGCGCATGGTACTGGCAGACCCCAGTGTGGTGATTCTGGATGAGGCCACATCGGCGCTGGATGCCCAGACCGAGGCCCGGTTGCATGCGGCGCTCAGTGACTTCCTGGTGGGGCGAACCACCCTGATCGTGGCGCATCGCCTGAGTGCGGTGCGCCAGGCGGACCAT
- the aroA gene encoding 3-phosphoshikimate 1-carboxyvinyltransferase, with amino-acid sequence MESITLQPVARVNGEVQIPGSKSLSNRILLLAALAEGSTHITNLLDSDDVRHMLTALQQLGVNYQLSDDRLSCTVQGIGGSFASTGAELFLGNAGTAMRPLTAALCLGQGEFQLTGEPRMYERPILDLVDALRALGADISYLKDEGYPPLKIRANGLQGGTVKIRGNISSQFLTALLMVAPLAQDDLVIEMDGELVSKPYIDITLHAMRSFGVEVENDNYQRFHIKGQQCYRAPGEIMVEGDASSASYFLAAAAIAGGTIRVHGVGSDSVQGDRLFADVLEQMGARVTWGPTWIEVTRGTLKGVDLDMNHIPDAAMTIGTAALFAEGPTAIRNIYNWRVKETDRLSAMATELRKVGATVVEGEDFIEITPPAKLTTAAIDTYDDHRMAMCFSLVALSDTPVTINDPGCTAKTFPQYFSLFKTICQD; translated from the coding sequence ATGGAAAGCATCACCCTGCAACCTGTCGCCCGCGTCAACGGCGAAGTCCAGATTCCCGGCTCCAAGAGCCTGTCCAACCGCATTCTGCTGCTGGCGGCGCTGGCCGAAGGCAGCACCCACATTACCAACCTGCTGGACAGTGACGACGTACGCCACATGCTCACCGCCCTCCAGCAACTGGGTGTGAACTATCAGCTGTCGGACGACCGTCTTAGTTGCACGGTACAAGGCATCGGCGGCAGCTTTGCCAGCACCGGCGCCGAGTTGTTCCTCGGCAACGCGGGCACCGCCATGCGCCCCCTGACCGCAGCACTGTGCCTGGGCCAGGGAGAATTCCAGCTGACGGGCGAGCCGCGCATGTATGAGCGCCCGATCCTGGACCTGGTAGATGCACTGCGGGCACTGGGAGCTGATATCAGCTACCTGAAGGATGAAGGCTACCCGCCGCTGAAGATTCGCGCCAACGGCCTGCAGGGCGGAACGGTCAAGATTCGCGGCAATATCTCCAGCCAGTTCCTTACCGCCTTGCTGATGGTCGCCCCCCTGGCCCAGGACGACCTGGTCATCGAAATGGACGGCGAGCTGGTGTCCAAGCCCTATATCGACATTACCCTGCACGCCATGCGCAGCTTCGGCGTCGAGGTCGAAAACGACAATTACCAGCGCTTTCACATCAAGGGTCAGCAGTGCTACCGCGCACCCGGTGAAATCATGGTGGAAGGCGATGCCTCGTCGGCGTCCTATTTTCTTGCCGCGGCCGCCATCGCCGGCGGCACCATTCGTGTTCATGGCGTGGGCAGCGACAGCGTGCAGGGCGACCGGCTCTTCGCCGATGTACTCGAACAGATGGGTGCCCGCGTGACCTGGGGCCCCACCTGGATTGAAGTCACCCGCGGCACACTCAAGGGCGTGGACCTGGACATGAACCACATTCCCGATGCCGCCATGACCATCGGCACCGCCGCCCTGTTTGCCGAGGGCCCCACGGCCATTCGCAACATTTACAACTGGCGCGTCAAGGAAACCGACCGCCTCAGCGCCATGGCCACCGAGTTGCGCAAGGTCGGTGCCACCGTGGTGGAGGGCGAGGACTTTATCGAGATCACGCCGCCTGCAAAGCTGACGACCGCGGCCATCGATACCTACGACGATCACCGCATGGCGATGTGCTTCTCGCTGGTCGCGCTGAGCGATACGCCGGTCACCATCAATGACCCGGGCTGCACGGCCAAGACCTTCCCGCAGTACTTCTCGCTGTTCAAGACCATCTGCCAGGACTGA